A stretch of DNA from Dokdonia sp. PRO95:
GTAGTATAATTATAAAAAAGTTAGTTTTCATTTTCTTAAAATTTTAATTGTACGTTAAAACCGTAGCTTTTTGTTGATGGAAGAGATCCCCCTTCAGAACCTTGAATGTTACCACTTCCTGATGTAGCCACTTCTGGGTCGAAGTTATCATTATCAAGACCCCAGACACCTAAGTTTCTACCAAAAGCAGATACCATTACATCAGATACTCCTAGGTTTTTAATCCAGTCAGTAGGTAATCTGTAGCTAAGAGAAACTTCTCTTAGTTTAATGTAATCAGCATCGAACACATTGGCTGCATCTGGCCCAAAAAAGTAGTCAGTACCCTCTTGTTGTGCAGAGATGACTTGTGTGTTTTCTGCAGTGTCTGTAACCGTGTAATTGCCATTTGCATCATAAGTTACTGTTCCTGTTACACCTTCTAAAACTGTTCCTACTTCACGCTTATTATCGGTAGCTGTTTGTTCAAGAATACCAGAATAGTTACCCCATATGTTAGTTAAAGATCTGTATTTTCCACCTTCTTGGATATCGACTAAAAATCCTAAGCTTAGATTTTTATAGCGGAAAGTATTTCTAATTCCTAAATTAAAATCAGGTAAAATTGTTCCTAAATTTTCTTGATCTTGAGTCTCTGCAAAACTTCCATTAGAGTTAACTACTTTATTTCCTTGATCATCAAAAACAAAATTCGTTCCTCTTATAATTCCATAAGGTTCACCTACAACAGCGTTTAGGGTTACTGAGTTAAATGGAAAGCCTGCGATTTGTAAAGATTCGACTCCATCAATTAATTCAATTAACTCATTGTTATTTTTAGAGAAGTTGAATGTTGTGTCCCAAGAAAAATCTTCTGTTTGAATAACAGTTGCATTTAATAAAGCTTCAATACCTCTATTTCTCAATGTTCCACCATTTGTAAATGTTGAAGAGAAACCAGTAGCGGGGTCAACTTGAACTGGTGTAATTAGGTTGGAAGTTTCTTCGTTATAGTAGGTAAGGTCGAAGCTTATACGATTTTGTAAAAATGCCATTTCTAGACCAAATTCGTAGGTGTTCTTGAATTCTGGTTCCAGATTTGGATTTTGACTTGTATTAGATGTACTAAAAGGTACATCTCCCAAGAATGGAATTGAAGCACTAAATATTGTTGCTAGTGAATATGGGTCAGTATCACTTGCGACCTCGGCATATCCACCACGTATTTTACCAAACGAAAGCCATTCAGCCTCAATAAGATTAGAGAATACAAGACTACCATTTACACTTGGATAAAAGAATGAAGCGTTATCCGCTGGTAGTGTTGATGACCAATCATTTCGTCCTGTAAAAGTTAAATAAGCAAAATTGTCATATCCTAAAGATACTGATCCAAATACGCTGTTAACACGTTTTCTTGAATCAAACTCTGTTGCTTGTGCTGGATCTGCAGAGTTACTTATTGTGTAAAGTCCTGGGACTACAAGTCCTCCCGAAGTTGCTGCAGAAAGTCGATGGAATTCAGCATCCCTTCTGTTTGTACCTAGAAAAGTATTAAGACTCACTTTGTTATCAAAGAATTTTTTATCATAGTGAACGCGGGCTTCATAGTTTATTTCTTCGAAATCACGATCTGATTCGGCGTAACCTGCGACACCTTGAGAACCAACAGCTACACGTTCATTTATTCTAAAGTCATATGTATCTGCATAAACTTTACCTACAACATAGAGATCGTCGGTAAAATTATAAGTTGCACCTAGATTCCCGTACCAACGAGTTCTTTTGTCTTTTGCTGTGTTTTCATATAAAGTCCAGTAAGGGTTATCGGAGTATCTAGGATTTCCGTTTGTAGCAGAAATTCTGTTCCAAGGTCTTTGTGATCCATCAGCGAGTTTGTAGTCTCTCAAGCGACCATAATCAAGTGAAGTTTGTCCAAATTGGTAAAGCTGTTGAACTACACCTGCACCAGTATATCCAGAAGCTGGTCTGTTAAAACCTTCGGTAACTGTTAAATTCACAATCGCTTCAACTTTAAGCTTATCAGAAATCTGACTAGAAGCATTAAAATTTATTGAGTTTTTTCTCAGATTAGAGTTAGGAACAATACCATCTGTTCTCGTATTGTTAGCACTTAAACGCATTGTTGACTTATCTGTTCCTTGAGAGAATGATACGCCATTGTTATAAGAAACACCAGTATCCCAAAATGAGTCAATGTTATTTTTAGGTGCAGACCAAGCACGAGTTTGAAGAAAATCATCTTCAAATTCCGGATCAAACGCATCCCAGTGTAACACTTGTTGTCCTTCAAATCTAGGACCCCATGATTCATCAGTACCGTAGTCTACTACGTCATATGTAGTGCCATTTATCGTAGCTTGATTAAATCCAGCTTGGCCTATAGTACTTGCATCACCAGCACCTCCTCCGTAGAGTTTTTGAATTTTAGGGAGAATATTAACTGTTTCAAATGTGATTCCTGAGTTTACCGTAACTTCAGCTCTTCCTTTTTTTCCAGATTTTGTAGTGATGAGAATCACACCATTACTTGCTCTAGATCCATAAAGTGCTGCTGCTGGCCCCCCTTTAAGAACGTTCATTGTAGCAATGTCATCTGGATTGATGTCAAATCCAGCATCGCCATAATCTCTACCACCACCACCAGATTGGGTAGATGAAGAGTTGTAGTTACTATTATCTAATGGTATACCATCTACAACAATAAGAGGTCTATTTTCACCCGTTATTGATGATGCACCACGAATTACAATTCTTGTAGAACCTCCTAAGTTACCGGTAGCATTAGAAATTTGTACACCGGCCACTTTTCCTGATATTGAGTTAAGTGCATTTGGGTTTCTAGTTTCCGCAATTTCTTCGCCGGAAACTTCTTGAGTTGAGTATCCTAGTGATTTTTTCTCTCTAGAAATACCTAAGGCTGTGATTACCACCTCGTCTAGCGCATCTCCAGCAGCTAGCGTTACATTGATAGTTGAAGAAGTACCAACTACTATAGTTTGGTCTGTAAATCCAACATAAGTAAATACAAGAGATTGCCCTTGTTCTGCCTCTATTGAGTAATTACCATCAAAATCTGTTTGAGTACCTGTGTTAGTTCCTTTTAAAAGAACATTTGCTCCTGGAAGTGGTACGCCGGTATCGTCTTTCACCGTTCCAGTCACTGTTAATTGTGCAAACGAAACTTGCACTACAAACGCTAGTAGTAGCGTTAAAATTCCACTAAACTTTGTTTTCATTTTTATAAATTATTTGAATTAGCCATTCCAAATAAAGTCATAAAGAAATCTAATTAATACGCTTTTAACGAAATTGGCAATGACTTAACAAAAAAGTGATATTTTGATGGTTTGTTTAACATATGTAGTTCTTAATGAATTGTTAAGGCTCAATATTGTTTCTTAAAATTTAACAATATGAGATTTGCTAATAAGTTTTGTTTAACATTTCATAATTCTTTTTTAATTGAAGATTGTGAATGAATATTCCTTTAATTATTGTTTTTCTGTACAGTGCAGCCCCTTTTTTTTGAATGGAATTAATGATCTTTTTCTTCTTAATAGAGTGTGCTTGTCATTTTGATTGAGTGTTATTAATTGTTTCTCAGTTAAATCTGTTGCTCTACTTTATCGTTTTCGCGAAAGCAGTGTTATAAGAATTGGATTATTTGGTTTATTGGGTATAAAAAAAGCTCGAAACAATTAAGTTTCGAGCTCTAATTTTGTTTGATTAACAACTATATACTAATCTTAGTAACCAGTATTTTGAGTTAAACCTGATAATTCAACTTCCCTGGCTGGGATAGGTAGAATTGTTTTGTTAGCTCCAGCAGCAGATTCTGCTTCTTGTGGCATACCAGGTCTTCTTAGACTTAGGTTGTTTCTCAATAAATCCATTCTACGTTGCCCTTCAAAGGCAAGCTCTTTACGACGTTCGTTGAGAATGTTATCTAATGTAAGAGATGTTAAAGCAGGAAGGCCAGCACGATCTCTTAGATCATTAATATCTGTAAGAGCTGACGCTCCAATGGACGATCCATTTCTAAAGTTTGCTTCAGCTCTTGTTAAGTATGCTTCGGTTACACGTAATACAGGAGCATTATCTGAGTTGTTATTTCCATCAGGGAATTTAGAGGTGAAAAGTCTGTCTTCTCCAGTTGCTGATGTTCCTGTTTGCGTCAATAAGAAACGAGCATCGTCTGCTTCTTCTTCGTAAGCTGCAATAAGGTTGTCCGAGAAAGGGGCATCACCTCTTCCTGCTGGTGCTGGGTTTGTTAATCCAGAAAAACCTTGACCAGAATCTTGACCGTCAGCACCAGTATTAACCAGAGTGAAGAAAAACTCAGAAGATTGTGTGTCATAAAAACCGTAATCACTAGCTAACTCAAATTCAGGATTAGTTATAGCATCATTGGCTAATGTAGCAGCTTCAGCAAAACGTTCTTGATAAAGGTACAAACGAGCTAATAGCGCTTGTGCAGCTCCTTTAGTTGCGCGAGAGTTGTCATCATTATTTAATACAGCGATAGCATCTACCAAATCTTGCTCAATCTGCGTGTGTACTTCTCCTAAAGTTGCGCGCTGAGGGAATTCTATCCCCGAAATAATAGTAGGTTCAGTAACTAAAGGAACAGATAGTGAACTAGCACCGCCTATCTGTAAAGGCTGTCCAAATAGATTCGCAAGCTTAAAATAAGTAAGGGCTCTTAAAAATTTTGCTTCTGCAATGAATTGATTTCTAGTTTCATCTGCAAAAGTTGCGTCTTCTACACCTGGTACGAATGCTATTATGTTATTTGCAGCTCCAATAACTTCATAGTTGTCATCATATATAGAAAAAACTGAGCCATTATCTGATAACGTTGTGTAAGTCCTCACATCATTAAACGTAGGGAAAGATCCAACAAAATCAATGTTGTCTGCTTGCCATTCACTAAGTAGTGTAGATGTCCCATTAAGAACATCATCCTGTTGAGAAAGGCTGTAAAGTCCGGTAACTGCTCCGCGTACACCAGCTTCACTTGCAAATACTTGCTCTACTGATTGGCTATCTTCCGGAAGTAATTCTAATTTGCTTTCGCATGCTACTAGTCCAGTTACGGCTAGTGCTAAAGCTAATTTTTTATATGTTTTCATATGTGTGTTTTTTAAAATTGGAATGTAGCTCCAAATAAGAATGATTTAGATTGTGGAGGTGTAAAGAAAGTTTCTCCTTGACCTAAAGCAGCACTAGTGTCTGTAACTTCAGGGTCGATACCTGTCAAATCATCACCTTTTATAGTTAATAAGTTAGTTGCTGTAGCATATAGTCTTATGCTTTTGAAAAATTCTAAAGCTCCTAATGCTTCTTGACCTAATGTATATCCAAGAGTTACATTTTTCATTCTCAAGAATGATCCATCTCTTAATTGTAGGGTAGATCTTTGGGCGAATGTTCCAAAAGTTGGGCTGTCAAATGCTGGTACGTAAGCATTGTCTCCTGGTTGAGTCCAAACGTCAAGTACCGCTGTTCTGTGGTTAAAACTAGCAGAAGCAGCATTATCTGTAAAACGTAAACCATCAATGAAAATGTCATTACCAACACTAAAGTTAGCTAATATATTTAGATCAAAATTCTTGTATTTGAATGTGTTTGTGATACCTCCTACAAAATCAGGATTTGCATCACCAGCTATTACTCGATCATCAGGAGTTGGAGAGGTAGTAAGGTTTCCATCTCTGTCTAACCACTCTGCATCACCAGTTTGGCTATTTACCCCATTATATCTCACTAAGAAGAATGTGTTGACAGATTCTCCAACGATTGCTCTTTGTGATGCAGATCCAGCAATAAATTCTCTTCCTTGACTATCAACTGCAGCACCAGGTAAAGAGATTACTTCGTTTTCGTTAATTCCAACATTAATACTCGTTGTCCAAGAAAAATCTCTTCCTCTAAAGTTGTCTGTGGTCAAGCTAATATCAAAACCTCTATTTTCAATTTCTCCAACGTTAGCCGGCCTTGTGTTAGGTCCTGAAAATGCAGAAACAGATACTGGTACGAATAATATAAGATCGTCTGTATTCTTTTTGTAATAATCAACTCCCAGTGTAATTCTGTTATTTAAGAATGATCCTGAAATTCCAATATCAAATGACTTTGAGCGTTCCCATTTCAAATCTGGGTTTCCAAGTGAACCCGGTGCTAGTCCAGCGTTGTTATTGTATTGCCCTCCAATACCACCAGCATAAGTGGCAAGAGAAGGGAAGTTACCTATACGATCATTACCATTTGTTCCATAACTACCTCTTAATTTAAGATTGTTTATCCAAGAAACGTCCTCTAAAAATTTCTCTTCAGAGAGATTCCAACCTGCACCAATTGCAAAAAAAGTTCCAAAACGGTTGTTAGCTCCGAATCTTGAAGAGCCATCTCTTCTAAGTGATCCTTCTAGGATGTACTTATCATCGTATGCGTAATTTGCTCTAGCAAAGTAACCTACAAGGCTATTAGCAGTGGCACTCGATGTAGTTGATGTTTTTTCTGCAGCAGAAGTTACGTTGATATCTGAGTCGCTAACAAATCCTGTTCCAGCTACGAATGATTGTCTAATCGTATTTTCTTCGAATGAAGTTCCAACTAAGGCTCCAAAATCGTGCTTTTCTCCAAATGTTTTTTGGAAGTTAAGAGTATTTGTACTTACCCATCTATTATCTTGCGCGTAGAAATCTGATGCACTACCACCTGGAGTGTTTATTTCGAAACTTCTTCTTTGCTCTTCAATAAGTACTCTATCAATACCAAATGAGGTTGTGAAACTTAAGTAGTCAGTAATATCTGCTGTTAAGTTTACATTTCCTGTTGTTCTTGTTTGATCAAGTTTGTTTATATCTAAAGTCTCTATCGCAATAGTATTTTGAATAAAACCAGTATTTACGAATGCACCTTCTTCATCTCTTGGTTGTACCCATGGGCGAATAAGATATGAAGATGTAAGAGGAGCTGCTGTGTTATTTTCAGCACCTACACGGTCAAATACACTATTTGAAATACCCATGTTAGCCGAAATGTTTAACCAATCTTTAGCTTGATGGTTAATGTTAATTCTTCCAGCGCGTCTATCTAGAGCGTTTCCAATGATGAAACCATCCTCGTTTTTAAAATTAGTGCTTATGAAAAAGGATGTTTTTTCACTACCTCCGCTTACAGAAGCGTCAATGTTTTTTGAAATTCCAGAGCGTGTTACTCCGTCAATCCAATCAAAATCTCCTTGTGGTAAATCATCAGTTGTGATATCACCGAAATATCCAGCGTCTACAGCGTATTGTCTATATTGATCACCACTTAACATGTTAAAGGTGTCAGTAGAATTTGATACAGCAGTACTTAAGTTAAGAGTTACTGTTGTGTCAGCTCCTTTTTTACCACTTTTAGTAGTGATTAAAACCACACCATTTGACCCTCTAGATCCATAAATTGCTGTTGCTGAGGCGTCTTTTAATACTGAAATATTTTCAATATCATTTGGGTTGATGTTTGCAAGTGGATTGAGTCCTTGATTTGCACCTTGATTAGATGACAAGTCTGTGTCATTTAGTGGTACGCCATCAACAACGAATAATGGTCTTGCACCTGATGATACAGAGGCTACACCACGGATTTTAATTGTTGGCGCTGCTCCTAGTACCCCAGAAGATTGAACTACTTGAACACCGGCTGCTTGACCTTGAAGTAGCTCTTGTGGAGAGTTTGCAGGAATATCCTTAAGTGCTTCCGAACCTATGCTAGCAACACTTTGAATACTTTTCTTTTTCGTTTGTGTTCCAAACGCTACAACTACCACTTCATCAAGTGAATTTCCAGCCTCTAAGCTTACGTTGATTGACGTTTGATTTCCGACTATAATGTCTTGCTGTTCAAATCCAACATAACTAAATGTTAGTACATCTGTTGATGATGCCTGAATTGAATAATTCCCATCAAAATCGGTTTGAGTTCCCACTGTAGAACCTTTAATGATTACTGTAGCTCCTGGGAGCGGACCATTTGCTTCGCTAACTGTACCTGTGACAGTCTTTTGCTGAGCAAACAGTGTAGTAGTGCATAATAGCACAAGCGCATAAAACGCTTTGAGTGTAACTGTTTTCATAAAAAAATTTGTTTATTTCTAGCAAAAATCTACAATATGATTATTTGATTCATAGCTATAAGTGTTAAAAAAATTAAGATAATTTAACTTTAACTTATCGTTAACTTTTTTTTGTGATAAGCACTTATCAAATTTAACTTTTTAGGTTTTGATTAGAATACTGATTTGCATAAATGGCAGCTGATATTTGGGCTTTTTTTAAAAATTCACCTCAAGAATTACATGAAGTTTAGTGTCTGAAAACGTAAAGGTCTGATTTTCAAATATGCCATTTGCAATGTTTAATTTTAATATACCTGCTTTCGTCTGAATCCCAGTCCCTAAGCCAAAACTGTAGAGTTTTTGTTTTGATTTCTCTATGTTATTTTCAAGGTATCCTAGGTCTAAAATTGAGTTTACGTAAATGCTTTTGTTGAGTTTATATCGATATTCCGTATTTAGAGTGTTGTAAAAGTTTGCGAGCAGACTATTTTCTTCAAATCCTCTCAATGTTAATATTCCGCCAAAGCGGTAGAGTTCATTTGTTAAAAATTGATCTGATATCAAAAATTGCGTGGTGTTTTTTGCAAATATTGAGTGTTTGTCATTTAATGTAAATTCATTTTCTAGTATTCCAGTAAACGATATTTGTTTGTTAACGTTTTCTGTAACTACTCTATTTCCAAATGAAGTCCTAATGTGAAGGCGCTTTTTTGTTGGGAAAAATGTATCTGACGATAGTTTTTGGTGGGTAAATGAAGCAGTAAATCTTTTGAAGTTGTAATCTTTAAGATTTGTTGTGGTAGTGGTATTCTCAACTAGGTTTTCTGATTGTTCAGATATCATTCCTATTGTGAGTTGGTTTTTTAAGTTTAGTTGATAGACTAGGTCTAAAGATTGCTGTGTTGTAGAAAATGTGCTGTCTTTTCTAAAGAGGTTGAGGGATGCCTCAATACCTAACGGAGTCTTGAGAATATAGGGGAGTTTAGTTTTTAGGTGTAATTGTGATTGGTCCCTTCCGTCTGCTTTGTAATTTAAAATGAAAGTTTCGCCGTAGTTAAAGTTATTCGTAAGCAATAGATCTAGATATCCATTCAGCTCTATAGAATTGTCTTCTTGGTTTGTGAATCCCAAAAAGCCATCAAATTTGTTCTGGTTTTTGCGTTCTAAATATAGATAGACTGTTGTGCTATCAGGTGTGAAAAGAACTTGCGGGGCTTTTGTTTGACTTACAAAAGGGATGGATGCGATTTTCAAATTCTGCTCGTTGAGTTTTTCGCGGTTGAAAAGATCTCCTTCCTTTAATTTGATGCTATGTTTAATGAAACTCTTAGGTATGTTGGTGTAACCTTCAATTTTTATTTTGTCAATGGTTCTGTTTTTCTTTAACTCAAGAATGAGATTTCCGTTGAGGTGGTGTTGATCTGTTTTGGTGATGTTTTTTATTTGAAAGGTAGCAAAAGGGTATCCATTATTTGAAGCTATTGAACTTAATCTTTTAAGGTACGCTTTCGCGAAAGCGGTCTCTATCTTTATGCTGTCTTCAGTGATTTTGTATCCAGTCTGGGTGATATACTGCCGTAGTACCTCTTTATGGTCAATTTTTAGATGTAAGAAAGGGTAGTGGGTGTTGAGATGGAAGACAGCTAGATATAATGAGTCGTTTGTAGTAGTTAGGTTATAGGTGTTGTCTAGGTATCCTAATTCCTTTAACTGGTTGCTTAGAAGCTGAAGTTCTTGAGAAGCAGATGGTTTGTCCTTGAATATAGTTTTGTATTTGAGGTCGGATAGAATGTTTGATTCTGATGCGAGCTCAGTAATTACTTTTAATTGTATCCCTGCTTCATTTTTTTGCGCAGACATATGCTGTCCAAATAGAGATGCAATTATAAATAGGTATATTAATTTCAAGTAGATTTGTTTGGCTTGTTTTTAAACGGTATTAATGTAGCGAAAGTATGTTAGTTTTTTGGTATTCAGAACTTTTTCTGAATTTTAATCAAAGTAGGTTTGATGTTTAGTAAAATATTCTTACTTTTGCAAACCCTAAAATTGGGTAGATTAAGAAAATTAACAATTAGGTAGAAAGAAATTATGCCAACAATTTCACAATTAGTACGTAAAGGAAGAACCAAGATTACCAAGAAGAGTAAATCTGCTGCCCTTGAATCGTGCCCACAACGACGTGGCGTATGTACTCGTGTTTACACGACTACACCTAAAAAACCAAACTCGGCTATGCGTAAAGTTGCGCGTGTTCGTTTAACAAATGGTAAAGAGGTGAATGCATACATCGGTGGTGAAGGACACAATTTACAAGAGCACTCGATAGTATTGGTAAGAGGTGGAAGGGTAAAGGATTTGCCAGGAGTTAGATATCACATTGTACGTGGAGCCTTAGACACCGCTGGTGTTGCAGGAAGAACGCAATCGAGATCTAAGTATGGTGCAAAACGCCCTAAGAAGTAAATCAACAACACTTTAAGAAGAAGTAATGAGAAAAAAACAGGCCAAGAAGAGACCAATTCTTCCAGATCCAAAATTTAACGATCAGTTAGTGACTCGTTTCGTTAACATGATGATGTGGAGTGGTAAGAAGTCTACTGCATTCAAAGTTTTTTATGATGCAATTGATATCGTAGAAGAAAAAAACACAAATGAAGAGAAAACTGCTCTTGAATTGTGGAAAGATGCTTTGTCTAATGTGATGCCTCACGTAGAAGTACGTAGTCGTCGTGTAGGAGGGGCAACATACCAGATCCCAAACCAAATTCGCCCAGATCGTAAGATCTCTACGGCAATGAAGTGGTTAATTAGCTTTTCTCGTAAGAGAAATGAGAAGTCAATGGCTGCAAAACTTGCGGCAGAAATTCTTGCTGCTGCAAAGGAGGAAGGGGCTGCTGTAAAGAAGCGTGTTGATACACATAAAATGGCAGAAGCAAACAAAGCATTCTCACACTTTAGATTCTAAGAAATGGCAAGAGACTTAAAATTTACTAGAAATATTGGTATTGCAGCTCACATTGACGCTGGAAAAACTACGACAACAGAGCGTATCCTTTATTATACAGGTGTAAGTCACAAAATTGGTGAAGTACACGATGGTGCTGCAACAATGGACTGGATGGAGCAAGAGCAGGAGCGTGGTATTACAATTACCTCTGCTGCTACTACTTGTACTTGGAAGTTCCCAATGGAGAACGCACAAACACTTCCTGATACTAAGGATTATCACTTTAATATTATTGATACTCCTGGTCACGTTGATTTTACTGTAGAGGTAAATCGTTCTTTGCGTGTGCTTGATGGTTTAGTATTCTTGTTTAGTGCTGTTGATGGTGTTGAGCCACAATCAGAAACTAACTGGAGACTTGCAGATAATTATAAAGTTCCACGTATTGGATTTGTAAATAAAATGGATCGTCAGGGTTCAAACTTCTTAGAGGTCTGTACGCAGGTTAAAGAAATGTTAGGTTCAAATGCTGTGCCTATCGTTCTTAACATTGGTGACGAGGAAGATTTTAAAGGTATCGTAGATCTTGTTAAGAATCGTGCTATTGTATGGCATGAGGAAGGAATGGGAGCAACATTTGATGTTGTTGATATTCCAGATAACCTTAAAGAAGAAGCAAGAATGCTTCGTGGTAAACTTATTGAAGAAGTTGCTGCGTATGATGAGGACTTGCTAGAAAAATACATGGAAGATGAGGATTCAATTACAGAAGATGAAGTGCATGCTGCTCTTCGTGCTGCTGTAATGGATATGTCTATCATTCCTATGATCTGTGGATCTGCATTTAAGAACAAGGGTGTTCAATTCCTTCTTGATGCAGTATGTCGTTACTTACCTTCTCCAATGGATAAGGAAGGTATCGTGGGTGTTAATCCAAACACAGAGAAAGAAGAATTACGTAAGCCAGATGTAAAAGAGCCTTTTGCTGCACTTGCATTTAAAATTGCAACAGACCCTTTTGTAGGGCGTCTTGCATTTTTTAGAGCGTACTCAGGTCGTTTAGATGCTGGATCTTATGTTTTGAATAACCGTTCAGGTAAGAAAGAACGTATCTCTCGTATATATCAAATGCATGCTAATAAGCAAAATGCAATCGATCATATTGAGGCTGGAGATATTGGTGCTGCTGTAGGATTTAAGTCTATAAAGACTGGTGATACTCTATCAGACCAAGAACATCCAATAGTACTTGAGTCTATGGACTTCCCAGATCCAGTAATTGGTATCGCGGTAGAGCCAAAGACGAAGGCAGATGTAGATAAGCTTGGAATGGGATTAGCAAAACTTGCTGAAGAAGACCCAACATTTACAGTGCGTTCTGATGAGGCTTCAGGTCAAACAATTATATCAGGAATGGGTGAGCTTCACTTAGATGTAATTGTAGATCGTCTTAAGAGAGAATTTAAAGTAGAGGTAAGCCAAGGTCAACCTCAGGTTGAGTATAAAGAGGCTATTACTCGTGCAGCAGATCACAGAGAGACTTATAAAAAGCAATCTGGTGGACGTGGTAAATTTGCAGATATTGTATTTACAATTGAGCCAGCA
This window harbors:
- a CDS encoding SusC/RagA family TonB-linked outer membrane protein — translated: MKTKFSGILTLLLAFVVQVSFAQLTVTGTVKDDTGVPLPGANVLLKGTNTGTQTDFDGNYSIEAEQGQSLVFTYVGFTDQTIVVGTSSTINVTLAAGDALDEVVITALGISREKKSLGYSTQEVSGEEIAETRNPNALNSISGKVAGVQISNATGNLGGSTRIVIRGASSITGENRPLIVVDGIPLDNSNYNSSSTQSGGGGRDYGDAGFDINPDDIATMNVLKGGPAAALYGSRASNGVILITTKSGKKGRAEVTVNSGITFETVNILPKIQKLYGGGAGDASTIGQAGFNQATINGTTYDVVDYGTDESWGPRFEGQQVLHWDAFDPEFEDDFLQTRAWSAPKNNIDSFWDTGVSYNNGVSFSQGTDKSTMRLSANNTRTDGIVPNSNLRKNSINFNASSQISDKLKVEAIVNLTVTEGFNRPASGYTGAGVVQQLYQFGQTSLDYGRLRDYKLADGSQRPWNRISATNGNPRYSDNPYWTLYENTAKDKRTRWYGNLGATYNFTDDLYVVGKVYADTYDFRINERVAVGSQGVAGYAESDRDFEEINYEARVHYDKKFFDNKVSLNTFLGTNRRDAEFHRLSAATSGGLVVPGLYTISNSADPAQATEFDSRKRVNSVFGSVSLGYDNFAYLTFTGRNDWSSTLPADNASFFYPSVNGSLVFSNLIEAEWLSFGKIRGGYAEVASDTDPYSLATIFSASIPFLGDVPFSTSNTSQNPNLEPEFKNTYEFGLEMAFLQNRISFDLTYYNEETSNLITPVQVDPATGFSSTFTNGGTLRNRGIEALLNATVIQTEDFSWDTTFNFSKNNNELIELIDGVESLQIAGFPFNSVTLNAVVGEPYGIIRGTNFVFDDQGNKVVNSNGSFAETQDQENLGTILPDFNLGIRNTFRYKNLSLGFLVDIQEGGKYRSLTNIWGNYSGILEQTATDNKREVGTVLEGVTGTVTYDANGNYTVTDTAENTQVISAQQEGTDYFFGPDAANVFDADYIKLREVSLSYRLPTDWIKNLGVSDVMVSAFGRNLGVWGLDNDNFDPEVATSGSGNIQGSEGGSLPSTKSYGFNVQLKF
- a CDS encoding RagB/SusD family nutrient uptake outer membrane protein, with product MKTYKKLALALAVTGLVACESKLELLPEDSQSVEQVFASEAGVRGAVTGLYSLSQQDDVLNGTSTLLSEWQADNIDFVGSFPTFNDVRTYTTLSDNGSVFSIYDDNYEVIGAANNIIAFVPGVEDATFADETRNQFIAEAKFLRALTYFKLANLFGQPLQIGGASSLSVPLVTEPTIISGIEFPQRATLGEVHTQIEQDLVDAIAVLNNDDNSRATKGAAQALLARLYLYQERFAEAATLANDAITNPEFELASDYGFYDTQSSEFFFTLVNTGADGQDSGQGFSGLTNPAPAGRGDAPFSDNLIAAYEEEADDARFLLTQTGTSATGEDRLFTSKFPDGNNNSDNAPVLRVTEAYLTRAEANFRNGSSIGASALTDINDLRDRAGLPALTSLTLDNILNERRKELAFEGQRRMDLLRNNLSLRRPGMPQEAESAAGANKTILPIPAREVELSGLTQNTGY
- a CDS encoding TonB-dependent receptor — encoded protein: MKTVTLKAFYALVLLCTTTLFAQQKTVTGTVSEANGPLPGATVIIKGSTVGTQTDFDGNYSIQASSTDVLTFSYVGFEQQDIIVGNQTSINVSLEAGNSLDEVVVVAFGTQTKKKSIQSVASIGSEALKDIPANSPQELLQGQAAGVQVVQSSGVLGAAPTIKIRGVASVSSGARPLFVVDGVPLNDTDLSSNQGANQGLNPLANINPNDIENISVLKDASATAIYGSRGSNGVVLITTKSGKKGADTTVTLNLSTAVSNSTDTFNMLSGDQYRQYAVDAGYFGDITTDDLPQGDFDWIDGVTRSGISKNIDASVSGGSEKTSFFISTNFKNEDGFIIGNALDRRAGRININHQAKDWLNISANMGISNSVFDRVGAENNTAAPLTSSYLIRPWVQPRDEEGAFVNTGFIQNTIAIETLDINKLDQTRTTGNVNLTADITDYLSFTTSFGIDRVLIEEQRRSFEINTPGGSASDFYAQDNRWVSTNTLNFQKTFGEKHDFGALVGTSFEENTIRQSFVAGTGFVSDSDINVTSAAEKTSTTSSATANSLVGYFARANYAYDDKYILEGSLRRDGSSRFGANNRFGTFFAIGAGWNLSEEKFLEDVSWINNLKLRGSYGTNGNDRIGNFPSLATYAGGIGGQYNNNAGLAPGSLGNPDLKWERSKSFDIGISGSFLNNRITLGVDYYKKNTDDLILFVPVSVSAFSGPNTRPANVGEIENRGFDISLTTDNFRGRDFSWTTSINVGINENEVISLPGAAVDSQGREFIAGSASQRAIVGESVNTFFLVRYNGVNSQTGDAEWLDRDGNLTTSPTPDDRVIAGDANPDFVGGITNTFKYKNFDLNILANFSVGNDIFIDGLRFTDNAASASFNHRTAVLDVWTQPGDNAYVPAFDSPTFGTFAQRSTLQLRDGSFLRMKNVTLGYTLGQEALGALEFFKSIRLYATATNLLTIKGDDLTGIDPEVTDTSAALGQGETFFTPPQSKSFLFGATFQF
- a CDS encoding POTRA domain-containing protein, whose translation is MKLIYLFIIASLFGQHMSAQKNEAGIQLKVITELASESNILSDLKYKTIFKDKPSASQELQLLSNQLKELGYLDNTYNLTTTNDSLYLAVFHLNTHYPFLHLKIDHKEVLRQYITQTGYKITEDSIKIETAFAKAYLKRLSSIASNNGYPFATFQIKNITKTDQHHLNGNLILELKKNRTIDKIKIEGYTNIPKSFIKHSIKLKEGDLFNREKLNEQNLKIASIPFVSQTKAPQVLFTPDSTTVYLYLERKNQNKFDGFLGFTNQEDNSIELNGYLDLLLTNNFNYGETFILNYKADGRDQSQLHLKTKLPYILKTPLGIEASLNLFRKDSTFSTTQQSLDLVYQLNLKNQLTIGMISEQSENLVENTTTTTNLKDYNFKRFTASFTHQKLSSDTFFPTKKRLHIRTSFGNRVVTENVNKQISFTGILENEFTLNDKHSIFAKNTTQFLISDQFLTNELYRFGGILTLRGFEENSLLANFYNTLNTEYRYKLNKSIYVNSILDLGYLENNIEKSKQKLYSFGLGTGIQTKAGILKLNIANGIFENQTFTFSDTKLHVILEVNF